The proteins below come from a single Actinomycetota bacterium genomic window:
- a CDS encoding cupin domain-containing protein, which translates to MATKTPPDEGPNPFVINIEEATLANDNYRSTLWTGKNLQMTVMSIEPDHDIGLEVHEDGDQFLRVEAGKARVQMGPAKDDLPFDREVEDDWAILVPAGMWHNVTNIGADDMKVYALYAPPEHPHGTVHATRAESDAAEH; encoded by the coding sequence ATGGCGACAAAGACTCCACCCGACGAGGGGCCGAACCCCTTCGTAATCAACATCGAGGAAGCGACCCTCGCCAACGACAACTACCGAAGCACCCTTTGGACGGGGAAGAACCTGCAGATGACCGTGATGAGTATCGAGCCGGACCACGACATCGGCCTGGAGGTCCACGAGGACGGCGACCAGTTCCTGCGAGTGGAAGCCGGCAAGGCCCGGGTTCAGATGGGACCTGCGAAGGACGACCTGCCGTTCGACCGTGAGGTAGAGGACGACTGGGCCATCCTGGTGCCGGCCGGCATGTGGCACAACGTCACGAACATCGGCGCCGATGACATGAAGGTTTATGCGCTCTACGCCCCGCCGGAGCACCCTCACGGCACGGTGCACGCTACCAGGGCAGAGTCGGACGCAGCCGAGCACTGA
- a CDS encoding dihydrofolate reductase family protein, which translates to MTRKLVVGTFVTLDGVMQGPGGPDEDREGGFEHGGWSVNYWDQMMGETMDAQMPKADTLLLGRKTYEIFAAHWPHISDDPVADQLNRMRKYVASRTLDNLEWNNSTLLEGEVAEAVARLKEQSGAEIHVTGSCDLIQTLLRHDLVDEFVLWTFPVVLGTGKRLFGEGTVPAGLACVDTKVSTTGVTISTYRRAGAIEYGSFAIEDQESVSA; encoded by the coding sequence ATGACGAGGAAACTGGTTGTAGGAACGTTTGTCACGCTGGACGGAGTCATGCAGGGACCCGGCGGCCCGGACGAGGACCGCGAAGGCGGCTTCGAGCACGGCGGCTGGAGCGTCAACTACTGGGACCAGATGATGGGCGAGACGATGGACGCCCAGATGCCCAAAGCGGACACCCTTCTTCTCGGCCGGAAGACCTACGAGATCTTCGCCGCCCACTGGCCGCACATCAGCGACGACCCGGTGGCCGACCAGCTCAACCGCATGCGCAAGTACGTTGCCTCCCGCACCCTGGACAACCTCGAGTGGAACAACTCCACCCTGCTCGAAGGGGAGGTGGCGGAAGCGGTCGCCAGGCTCAAGGAACAGTCCGGCGCCGAGATCCACGTGACTGGAAGCTGCGACCTCATCCAGACCCTGCTGCGTCACGACCTGGTCGACGAGTTCGTTCTCTGGACCTTCCCGGTCGTCCTTGGAACCGGAAAGCGGCTCTTCGGTGAGGGCACCGTGCCCGCAGGCCTCGCCTGTGTCGACACCAAGGTCTCCACCACCGGCGTCACGATCTCGACCTACCGCCGGGCCGGCGCCATTGAGTACGGCTCTTTCGCCATCGAGGACCAGGAGTCGGTCTCTGCCTAG
- a CDS encoding luciferase family protein, giving the protein MSIHDTIRNAVGGWAGVACVDHRFGGTEFRMGKVEIGHIHGDRLADLPFPKRIRNEIIEAGRALPHHVLPDSGWVSKRISGPDDVDDVIALFRMNYERYAKKV; this is encoded by the coding sequence CTGAGCATTCACGACACGATCCGCAACGCCGTGGGAGGTTGGGCGGGCGTAGCTTGCGTCGACCACCGGTTCGGTGGGACCGAGTTCCGCATGGGCAAGGTGGAGATAGGCCACATCCACGGGGACCGCCTGGCGGACCTGCCGTTTCCGAAAAGGATCCGCAACGAGATCATCGAGGCCGGAAGGGCGCTCCCCCACCATGTCCTGCCGGACAGCGGGTGGGTCAGCAAGCGGATCTCCGGCCCCGACGACGTGGACGACGTGATCGCCCTTTTTCGAATGAACTACGAGCGCTACGCCAAGAAGGTCTAG
- a CDS encoding DUF5655 domain-containing protein, whose product MAGWTCPDCKRRFRRATQAHECAPAMSLEEYFSTGPRHERPVCEAVLEYVESMGEVHVEPLSVGIFLKKAQTFAQLRPMQKWVSLTFALTRRVVHPTITRKVVPYSGRYYHVFNLRTPDDFDDRIRAWLAESYLDSPD is encoded by the coding sequence ATGGCCGGCTGGACGTGTCCCGACTGCAAACGACGGTTCCGGCGCGCCACCCAGGCCCACGAATGCGCGCCGGCGATGTCGCTGGAGGAGTACTTCTCGACCGGCCCGCGACACGAGAGGCCGGTGTGCGAGGCGGTCCTGGAGTACGTCGAATCCATGGGAGAGGTGCACGTCGAGCCGCTGTCGGTGGGCATCTTCCTCAAGAAGGCGCAGACCTTCGCCCAGCTGCGGCCGATGCAAAAGTGGGTTTCATTGACGTTCGCTCTTACGCGCCGGGTGGTCCACCCGACGATCACTCGAAAGGTGGTGCCCTACTCGGGCCGGTACTACCACGTGTTCAACCTGCGAACCCCGGACGACTTCGATGACCGGATCCGGGCCTGGCTGGCCGAGTCGTACCTGGACTCGCCGGACTAG
- a CDS encoding ABC-F family ATP-binding cassette domain-containing protein: protein MAHLLGAEALHHEFQHGVVFDSVTLGVNEGDRIGIVGRNGDGKSTLLSLLSGRLVPDSGRVTMRRGTTVRMLDQSDTLDPNQTVAHAVVGDTPDHTWAGDPAIRDVIDGLISNVPWDATVGDLSGGQRRRVALAGVLVGDHDVLFLDEPTNHLDIQGITWLAQHLRRRWAPNSGGFVVVTHDRWFLDAVCTTTWEVHDRMVEPFEGGYAAYILQRVERDRMAAVSEAKRQNLMKKELAWLRRGAPARTTKAKFRVDAANALIADEPPVRDKVELMRMATSRLGKEVVDLVGVSVSYGDQQVLRDVTWLIKPGERSGILGVNGAGKSTLLKLITGELKPTSGHVKRGKTIKVATLTQEPAALDHMADERVSDIIKSERTTYVAGGKEMTPAQLLERLGFKTAQLSNPVGKLSGGQKRRLQLLLILLNEPNVLVLDEPSNDLDTEMLAAMEDLLDSWPGTLLVVSHDRYLMERVTDQQYAILDGRLRHMPGGVDQYLEQLRGVPDKPAAAASKDQPRKLDVQATREARKEIASIERKLAKMPAQIEEANHNIATHDQSDYLGLQEHVDALKALQNRQSELETRWLELTEQLEAAS, encoded by the coding sequence GTGGCGCACCTTCTCGGGGCTGAAGCCCTCCATCACGAATTCCAGCACGGCGTCGTCTTCGACTCCGTCACGCTCGGCGTAAACGAGGGCGACCGCATAGGCATCGTCGGCCGCAACGGCGACGGCAAGTCGACCCTTCTCTCCCTGCTCTCCGGGCGCCTGGTGCCCGACTCCGGCCGCGTGACGATGCGGCGGGGCACCACGGTGCGGATGCTCGACCAGTCCGACACCCTCGACCCGAACCAGACCGTGGCACACGCCGTCGTCGGCGACACCCCCGACCACACCTGGGCCGGCGACCCGGCTATCCGTGACGTGATCGACGGGCTCATCTCCAACGTCCCATGGGACGCGACGGTCGGCGACCTGAGCGGCGGGCAGCGGCGCCGGGTGGCACTGGCCGGCGTCCTCGTGGGCGACCACGACGTTCTCTTCCTGGACGAACCCACCAACCACCTGGACATCCAGGGAATCACCTGGCTCGCCCAACACCTCCGGCGCCGCTGGGCCCCCAACAGCGGCGGCTTTGTGGTCGTCACCCACGACCGCTGGTTTCTGGACGCCGTCTGCACCACCACCTGGGAGGTCCACGACCGGATGGTCGAACCGTTCGAGGGAGGCTACGCCGCCTACATCCTCCAGCGGGTGGAGCGGGACCGGATGGCCGCCGTCTCCGAGGCCAAACGCCAGAACCTGATGAAGAAGGAGCTGGCGTGGCTGCGCCGGGGCGCCCCCGCCCGGACGACCAAAGCCAAGTTCCGGGTCGACGCCGCCAACGCATTGATCGCCGACGAACCGCCGGTCCGGGACAAGGTCGAGCTGATGCGCATGGCCACCAGCCGTCTCGGCAAGGAGGTGGTCGACCTGGTCGGCGTCTCGGTCTCCTACGGCGACCAGCAGGTCCTACGTGACGTGACCTGGCTGATCAAGCCCGGCGAGCGCAGCGGCATCCTGGGCGTCAACGGCGCCGGGAAATCCACCCTCCTGAAGCTGATCACCGGGGAGCTGAAGCCGACCTCGGGCCACGTGAAGCGGGGCAAGACCATCAAGGTGGCGACCCTGACCCAGGAGCCTGCGGCGCTCGACCACATGGCGGACGAGCGGGTCAGCGACATCATCAAAAGCGAGCGCACCACCTACGTCGCCGGCGGCAAGGAGATGACCCCGGCTCAGCTGCTGGAGCGGCTGGGCTTCAAGACCGCCCAGCTTTCCAACCCGGTCGGCAAGCTGTCCGGCGGGCAGAAGCGCCGCCTGCAGCTGCTGCTGATCCTGCTGAACGAGCCGAATGTCCTGGTGCTCGACGAGCCGTCCAACGACCTGGACACCGAGATGCTGGCTGCGATGGAGGACCTGCTGGACTCGTGGCCGGGGACGCTGCTGGTGGTGTCGCACGACCGGTACCTCATGGAGCGGGTGACCGACCAGCAGTACGCCATCCTCGACGGGCGTCTGAGGCACATGCCGGGCGGGGTCGACCAGTACCTGGAGCAGCTCCGGGGCGTCCCCGATAAGCCCGCCGCCGCTGCTTCCAAGGATCAGCCCCGCAAGCTCGACGTCCAGGCCACCCGGGAGGCCCGCAAGGAGATCGCTTCGATAGAGCGCAAGCTGGCCAAGATGCCGGCGCAGATCGAGGAAGCCAACCACAACATCGCCACCCACGACCAGAGCGACTACCTGGGCCTACAGGAACACGTCGATGCGTTGAAGGCGTTGCAGAACCGGCAATCCGAGCTGGAGACCCGCTGGCTGGAGCTGACCGAGCAGCTCGAAGCCGCCAGCTAG
- a CDS encoding M15 family metallopeptidase has protein sequence MTRTRSFRARRIVVLALLIAVLGFAANLFWGRADPVLGEAKAPILLTWTTDSLLPDLAEAARDVDGIGAVATARNGVGWLTSWTADGGTPGEPPAGFMVPIEVLAVVPEDYSYFVPGSHKEQFEALANGGALLGVSGAALRGIDEKGALTFGNTTIPVAGVVPDELVSSHEVVMSLDTSKTLGISDLKYVLVELDRGTDRSEAEDALRAKLPAGARLDLRGPADAAVFRPGGKILPQVEIKKEFGEFAGRPGSGRNLTVDPAWIEENTSNVSFPLLGETRCHNKLIPVVREAMQDVAEKGLTGLVRRNDFGGCFAPRFLNSDPHSGISHHAWGIAFDFNVSQNPYGAEPRMDPRLVEVLESHDLTWGGRWTEPDGMHFEYLKEPSGS, from the coding sequence ATGACCAGAACCCGTAGCTTTCGCGCCCGGCGCATTGTCGTTCTGGCGCTCCTTATTGCCGTGCTCGGGTTTGCCGCCAACCTGTTCTGGGGCCGGGCCGACCCGGTTCTAGGGGAGGCGAAAGCGCCCATCCTGCTCACCTGGACCACCGACTCACTGCTCCCCGATCTGGCTGAGGCCGCCCGGGATGTCGACGGGATCGGCGCGGTGGCGACCGCCCGCAACGGTGTCGGCTGGCTCACCTCCTGGACCGCCGATGGGGGTACCCCCGGTGAGCCCCCGGCCGGGTTCATGGTTCCGATCGAGGTTCTGGCGGTGGTACCGGAGGACTACTCCTACTTCGTCCCCGGCTCCCACAAGGAGCAGTTCGAAGCTCTGGCGAACGGCGGGGCGCTGCTCGGAGTGTCGGGTGCGGCCCTGCGCGGCATCGACGAAAAGGGCGCGCTGACCTTCGGTAACACCACCATTCCGGTTGCCGGGGTGGTCCCCGACGAGCTGGTTTCGAGCCACGAGGTCGTGATGTCGCTCGACACCAGCAAGACGCTCGGCATCTCGGACCTGAAGTACGTTCTGGTCGAGCTGGACCGGGGCACCGACCGCTCGGAAGCAGAGGATGCCCTTCGAGCCAAGCTGCCGGCCGGCGCCCGGCTCGATTTGAGGGGCCCCGCCGACGCTGCGGTGTTCCGCCCGGGCGGGAAGATCCTTCCCCAGGTCGAGATCAAAAAGGAGTTCGGGGAGTTCGCCGGCAGACCCGGCTCCGGCCGGAACCTGACGGTCGACCCCGCGTGGATCGAAGAGAACACCTCCAACGTGAGCTTCCCGCTCCTCGGGGAGACCCGGTGCCACAACAAGCTGATTCCGGTGGTCCGGGAGGCCATGCAGGACGTCGCCGAGAAGGGGCTGACCGGCCTGGTGCGGCGGAACGACTTCGGCGGATGCTTCGCTCCTCGGTTCCTGAACAGCGACCCCCACTCGGGGATCTCCCACCACGCCTGGGGAATCGCCTTCGACTTCAACGTCTCCCAGAACCCCTACGGAGCGGAGCCGAGGATGGACCCGCGGCTGGTGGAGGTGCTAGAGAGCCACGACCTTACCTGGGGGGGCCGCTGGACCGAACCCGATGGGATGCATTTCGAGTATTTGAAAGAACCCTCAGGCTCTTAG
- a CDS encoding Clp protease N-terminal domain-containing protein, translating into MLKGPLTLDDLIELVNHRAENGNGQARLTEASALSQELNSLTDQLLDYFVQQARESGMSWSQIGQQLGVTKQGAQQRFNAGQAKLEGQSKLEDLPHQLRELGASLEEKFLARSPSASGGLLQKVRSAFKPQRFTAAARQVVILAQEEARDLRHDYIGSEHMLLGLLREESGVAAATLRSVGITLDQVRARVAEMNPPLAEAPDGHLPFATGARVALEAAMTESANLRHNYIGTEHVLLGVLKEDNMARDVLRDLDMDVDHLIEEVSRLLERL; encoded by the coding sequence ATGCTTAAAGGCCCGCTGACTCTCGACGATCTCATCGAGCTCGTTAACCATCGAGCCGAGAACGGCAACGGCCAGGCGCGCCTCACCGAGGCGTCGGCCCTCTCGCAGGAGCTCAACTCCCTCACCGACCAGCTGCTCGACTACTTCGTCCAGCAGGCCAGGGAGTCGGGAATGTCCTGGTCGCAGATAGGCCAGCAGCTCGGGGTCACCAAACAGGGGGCTCAGCAGCGGTTCAACGCCGGCCAGGCGAAGCTCGAGGGCCAGTCGAAGCTCGAGGACCTACCCCACCAGCTGCGGGAGCTGGGGGCCAGCCTGGAGGAGAAGTTCCTGGCCCGAAGCCCGTCGGCGTCGGGCGGCCTGCTGCAGAAAGTCAGGAGCGCCTTCAAGCCGCAGAGGTTCACCGCCGCCGCCCGGCAGGTGGTGATCCTGGCTCAGGAGGAGGCCCGAGACCTCCGGCACGACTACATCGGCTCCGAACACATGCTTCTCGGCCTGCTGCGGGAGGAGAGCGGGGTTGCCGCTGCGACGCTGCGTTCGGTGGGGATCACCCTCGATCAGGTCAGGGCCAGGGTTGCCGAGATGAACCCTCCGCTGGCCGAGGCGCCCGACGGCCACCTTCCTTTCGCCACCGGCGCACGGGTTGCCCTGGAGGCCGCGATGACCGAATCCGCCAACCTGCGCCACAACTACATCGGCACCGAGCACGTCCTGCTGGGCGTCCTGAAGGAGGACAACATGGCGCGAGACGTGCTTCGGGATCTGGACATGGACGTCGACCACCTGATCGAGGAAGTCTCCCGGCTGCTCGAACGCCTGTAA
- a CDS encoding arginine deiminase family protein, protein MKDKPRYAIVRPPADSFFRAVSDHKEAGKIDPKNARRQHENFRYILEDLVGEVVELPKNERFPDSCFTQDTAIVLKNRALLMRTATPSRRGEEKLIAKALAPRVDTVDFVPPPGTVECGDMILLGNQLLVGRSRRTTPHGIDFVKSWAGDLGYKVVQVEVPMGVLHLTTAISVIHDGLVMGLPHVLEHPVFDRVNTLPVYDDPIDACNVLVIGDRVIASGEYKVHELLEKEGFTVSRPDLSEFIRANGGPSCLAILIE, encoded by the coding sequence ATGAAAGACAAGCCCCGCTACGCCATCGTCCGCCCTCCTGCCGACTCTTTCTTCCGTGCGGTCTCCGACCATAAAGAAGCGGGGAAGATCGACCCGAAGAACGCTCGCCGGCAGCACGAGAACTTCCGCTACATCCTCGAGGACCTGGTCGGCGAGGTTGTCGAGCTGCCCAAGAACGAGCGGTTTCCCGACTCGTGCTTCACCCAGGACACCGCGATCGTCCTGAAGAATCGTGCGCTGCTCATGCGAACCGCCACCCCCAGCCGCCGGGGCGAAGAGAAGTTGATTGCCAAGGCGCTGGCTCCGCGGGTCGACACGGTGGACTTCGTTCCGCCGCCGGGCACGGTCGAGTGCGGAGACATGATCCTTCTGGGCAACCAACTGCTGGTCGGTCGATCCCGGCGCACGACGCCCCACGGGATCGACTTCGTCAAGAGCTGGGCCGGGGACCTGGGCTACAAGGTGGTACAGGTCGAGGTTCCGATGGGGGTCCTGCACCTGACGACCGCAATATCGGTCATCCACGACGGCCTGGTGATGGGCCTGCCCCACGTCCTGGAGCACCCGGTGTTCGACCGGGTCAACACACTGCCCGTGTACGACGACCCGATAGACGCCTGCAACGTGCTGGTCATCGGGGACCGGGTGATCGCATCAGGCGAGTACAAGGTGCACGAGCTGCTGGAGAAGGAGGGCTTCACAGTGAGCAGGCCGGACCTCTCCGAGTTCATCCGGGCCAACGGCGGGCCGAGCTGCCTGGCGATCCTGATCGAGTAG
- a CDS encoding mechanosensitive ion channel family protein has translation MSTDDLNSTTIILALALVLGSALLGLLARHLLRRRVVPADDAEAKDEHRARHIVQSGLAQVVLAWAVIAGGYGAVVALPLRPAFQQAASKLLLGCAIVTGTFAAARATGRLVGSYASRHQRLPGATSIFANIARFAVISIGLLVSLQTLGVSVGPILTALGVGGLAVALALQDTLANLFAGLHVIGSRKVIPGDYVVLDTGEEGYVEDINWRNTSLRNLRNNMIVVPNSRLASAILTNYYQPAAEMALLVPIGVSYGSDLERVEQVTTEVGREVMNEVSGGVVGFDPIVRYHTFADSSIGFNVILRVKEHTDQYLVRHEFVKRVHQRYRQAGIVIPFPIQTVLAGHRDDDGEDTVRAWTGT, from the coding sequence TTGAGCACCGACGACCTGAACTCAACCACGATCATCCTGGCCCTGGCCCTGGTCCTTGGTTCGGCCCTTCTCGGCCTGCTGGCGCGCCATCTTTTGCGAAGGCGTGTCGTTCCGGCGGATGATGCCGAAGCCAAAGATGAGCACCGCGCACGTCACATAGTCCAAAGCGGACTTGCCCAGGTGGTGCTGGCGTGGGCGGTCATCGCTGGCGGATACGGGGCGGTAGTCGCCCTACCTCTCCGGCCGGCCTTCCAGCAGGCGGCCTCCAAACTTCTACTCGGCTGCGCCATTGTCACCGGCACCTTTGCCGCCGCCCGAGCTACCGGGAGACTTGTCGGCAGCTATGCCTCGCGGCATCAGCGCCTTCCCGGGGCCACCTCAATCTTCGCCAACATCGCTCGCTTCGCAGTCATCTCCATCGGTCTGCTGGTGTCTCTTCAGACCCTTGGGGTCTCGGTCGGCCCGATTCTGACCGCCCTCGGAGTCGGGGGCCTTGCGGTCGCCCTGGCACTGCAGGACACGCTCGCCAACCTTTTCGCCGGACTTCATGTGATCGGCTCCCGCAAGGTCATTCCCGGCGACTACGTGGTACTGGACACCGGCGAGGAGGGCTACGTCGAGGACATCAACTGGCGCAACACCTCCCTGCGCAATCTCCGGAACAACATGATCGTCGTTCCCAATTCCCGCCTCGCATCGGCGATTCTCACGAACTACTACCAGCCGGCCGCCGAGATGGCGCTGCTGGTGCCGATCGGAGTCAGCTACGGCAGCGATCTCGAGAGGGTGGAGCAGGTAACCACCGAGGTCGGCCGGGAGGTGATGAACGAGGTGAGCGGCGGAGTCGTCGGCTTCGATCCGATCGTCAGGTACCACACCTTCGCCGACTCGAGCATCGGCTTCAACGTGATTTTGCGGGTGAAGGAGCACACCGACCAGTACCTTGTCCGGCACGAATTCGTGAAACGGGTCCACCAACGGTACCGCCAGGCAGGAATCGTCATCCCGTTCCCGATTCAAACGGTCCTAGCGGGGCACCGGGACGATGACGGCGAGGACACCGTTCGGGCCTGGACCGGTACCTAA
- a CDS encoding RelA/SpoT family protein, giving the protein MRAAADRARPTTGAKPPVGANGSTPAKNVPPRTKAATKAAPGPAKPNAATKMIPDEVLDPKPQGVKGVFFRFRPQSSPPSIPKPILDIVRMVKEAHPKTDTRGLVRAYEIAHLVHEGQMRKSGEPFIEHPIGVARILAEQGMDATTIIAAFLHDSVEDTSLELQELRTIFGDEVADIIDGLTKIDRIKFRSKEQERAENLRKMIVAMAKDMRVLIIKLADRLHNMRTIAPLAPDRREIMATETLEIYSPLANRLGMSQVKAELEDLAFHTLQPKVYEEIENLVTKRAPARDEYIEDVLTQVNDKMRDVRIKADITGRPKTYYSIYDKMTHRGREFDEIFDLVGIRVLVDDLKDCYGAVGAIHSLWKPLPGRFKDYIAMPKFNLYQSLHTTVIGPHGKPLEIQIRTHAMHRTAEKGVAAHWAYKEETGGASRKADSQASWMKRMLELQDTEDDVEFLDTLRLDLFADEVFVFTPKGEVIELPKGATSIDFAYAIHTEVGHHCTGARVDGRLQPLSHQLASGETIEVLTSKTGGPSRDWLDIVATPRARTKIKQWFTVQRREEALAEGKDYLTKSLRKASLPVQKMVADGTLEALALDMKYTGVDQLYVAVGEGRISANTVVRRYLKLHQIQPELEMVAPAPVKLRAKPTSSVLVEGSGDIWTNLARCCMPVPLDPIVGFITRGRGVSVHRSDCPNAIGLGEASGRMVPVKWNPRVSGSFAVEIQIESLDRPGLLRDVTAAVSDTGTNILNATMAVSAGHALIKFTFEITAPSQLITIINMVNRVEGVYEARRVTPRATPVG; this is encoded by the coding sequence GTGCGCGCCGCGGCCGACCGGGCTCGGCCGACCACGGGTGCGAAGCCCCCGGTGGGAGCCAACGGGTCTACGCCCGCCAAGAACGTTCCCCCCAGGACCAAGGCCGCCACCAAGGCCGCTCCGGGGCCGGCCAAGCCCAACGCCGCAACCAAGATGATCCCCGACGAGGTCCTGGACCCCAAACCGCAGGGTGTCAAGGGCGTTTTCTTCCGGTTCCGGCCCCAGTCGTCGCCCCCGTCGATTCCCAAGCCCATCCTCGACATCGTCCGGATGGTCAAAGAGGCCCACCCCAAGACCGACACCCGGGGCCTGGTCCGCGCCTACGAGATCGCCCATCTGGTTCACGAGGGGCAGATGCGCAAGTCCGGTGAGCCGTTCATCGAGCACCCGATCGGGGTGGCCCGCATCCTCGCCGAGCAGGGGATGGACGCCACGACGATCATCGCCGCCTTCCTGCACGACTCGGTGGAGGACACCTCGCTCGAACTGCAGGAGCTGCGCACGATCTTCGGCGACGAGGTGGCCGACATCATCGACGGCCTGACCAAGATCGACCGCATCAAGTTCCGGAGCAAGGAGCAGGAGCGGGCGGAGAACCTGCGCAAGATGATCGTGGCGATGGCCAAGGACATGCGCGTGCTGATCATCAAGCTGGCCGACCGGTTGCACAACATGCGGACCATCGCCCCGCTGGCCCCCGACCGCCGGGAGATCATGGCCACCGAGACGCTTGAGATCTACTCGCCGCTCGCCAACCGCCTCGGGATGTCGCAGGTCAAGGCGGAGCTCGAGGACCTGGCGTTCCACACCCTTCAGCCGAAGGTGTACGAGGAGATCGAGAACCTGGTGACCAAGCGGGCCCCGGCCCGGGACGAGTACATCGAGGACGTGCTGACGCAGGTGAACGACAAGATGCGGGACGTCCGCATCAAGGCCGACATCACCGGCCGTCCGAAGACTTACTACTCCATCTACGACAAGATGACCCACCGCGGCCGGGAGTTCGACGAAATTTTCGACCTGGTCGGCATCAGGGTGCTGGTCGACGACCTGAAGGACTGCTACGGCGCCGTCGGGGCCATCCACTCGTTGTGGAAGCCGCTTCCCGGGCGGTTCAAGGACTACATCGCAATGCCGAAGTTCAACCTGTACCAGTCGCTCCACACCACCGTAATCGGCCCCCACGGCAAGCCGCTGGAGATACAGATTCGCACCCACGCCATGCACCGGACCGCCGAGAAGGGCGTCGCAGCCCACTGGGCGTACAAGGAGGAGACGGGCGGGGCCAGCCGGAAGGCGGACAGCCAGGCGTCCTGGATGAAGCGGATGCTCGAGCTGCAGGACACCGAGGACGACGTCGAGTTCCTCGACACCCTGCGCCTGGACCTGTTCGCCGACGAGGTGTTCGTGTTCACCCCGAAGGGCGAGGTCATCGAGCTGCCGAAGGGGGCGACCTCCATCGACTTCGCCTACGCCATCCACACCGAGGTCGGCCACCACTGCACGGGCGCCCGGGTCGACGGGCGGCTGCAGCCTCTGTCGCACCAGCTGGCCTCGGGCGAGACGATCGAGGTGCTGACCTCCAAAACCGGCGGCCCGAGCCGGGACTGGCTGGACATAGTCGCCACCCCGAGGGCCCGAACGAAGATCAAACAGTGGTTCACCGTCCAGCGCCGGGAGGAGGCCCTGGCGGAGGGCAAGGACTACCTGACGAAGTCGCTCCGCAAAGCGAGCCTGCCGGTCCAGAAGATGGTGGCGGACGGGACCCTGGAAGCGCTGGCGCTGGACATGAAGTACACGGGTGTCGACCAGCTGTACGTGGCGGTCGGGGAGGGCCGGATATCGGCCAACACCGTGGTGCGACGGTATCTCAAGCTGCACCAGATCCAGCCCGAGCTGGAGATGGTCGCGCCGGCGCCGGTGAAGCTTCGGGCCAAGCCGACGTCTTCGGTTCTGGTCGAGGGGTCCGGGGACATCTGGACCAATCTGGCGAGGTGCTGCATGCCGGTGCCGCTGGACCCGATTGTGGGCTTCATCACCCGGGGCAGGGGAGTGTCGGTGCACCGGTCGGACTGCCCCAACGCCATCGGGCTCGGCGAAGCGAGCGGCCGGATGGTGCCCGTGAAGTGGAACCCCCGAGTATCGGGGTCGTTTGCCGTCGAGATTCAGATCGAGTCCCTGGACCGGCCGGGCCTGCTGCGTGACGTAACCGCCGCGGTGTCGGACACCGGGACGAACATCCTGAACGCAACGATGGCCGTGAGCGCCGGCCACGCTCTGATCAAGTTCACCTTCGAGATCACCGCCCCCTCCCAGCTGATCACCATCATCAACATGGTGAACCGGGTCGAGGGCGTCTACGAGGCCCGGAGGGTCACCCCGAGAGCAACGCCCGTCGGCTAG
- the dtd gene encoding D-aminoacyl-tRNA deacylase gives MRLVLQRVSSASVSVDGEVIGKIGAGLLVLAAAGHDDSVETAAKAARKIAELRIFSDSEGKMNLSVTEVGGEVLVVSQFTLMGDTSKGRRPSFVKSAPGPVAEPLVDELTAQLERLGLSVAKGRFGANMQVSLVNDGPVTLVVDV, from the coding sequence ATGCGCCTGGTTTTGCAGAGGGTTTCGTCTGCCTCAGTTTCGGTGGACGGGGAGGTGATCGGGAAGATCGGAGCGGGTTTGCTGGTGCTGGCGGCGGCTGGGCACGATGACTCCGTCGAAACCGCCGCCAAGGCGGCCAGGAAGATCGCCGAGCTGCGAATCTTCAGCGACTCCGAAGGCAAGATGAACCTGTCGGTTACCGAGGTGGGGGGCGAGGTGCTGGTGGTGTCGCAATTCACCCTGATGGGGGACACGAGCAAGGGCCGGAGGCCGTCGTTCGTGAAGTCGGCGCCGGGCCCGGTGGCGGAGCCGCTGGTCGACGAGCTTACTGCCCAGCTGGAGAGGTTGGGCCTGAGCGTAGCGAAGGGCCGGTTCGGGGCGAACATGCAGGTGAGCCTGGTGAACGACGGTCCTGTGACGCTTGTGGTGGACGTTTGA